The Methylomagnum ishizawai genome has a window encoding:
- a CDS encoding HPP family protein → MNGDTAPGFRGRFKLPALRPREANPVALPARLRIAASAGLAIYATAWVGGATSPALPMVASMGASAVILSAVPHSPMAGTWAVLGGHLLSGLVGVACAGWIADPWSAAGLALGLSIFAMHSARCLHPPGGATALYAVLGGDGVRALGYEFLLTPLALNLGLLLALAKLAHRPRPPAKPAPTPAHPPPLERLGLNGADLRAALHDIHAFVDVSEAELRQLYELAANHAYRRGFGEQDCIGIMSRDPVTVEFGTDLEETWALMRRHNIKAIPVIDRGRHVIGIITLTDFFRHAQIERLDGMGGKLRRLLQTTPGVHSRKPEVAGQIMTAPVVSVRAGTPVADLAPLLCGRGIHQIPVVDARDKLVGIVTQSDLIAAMYRNLVPQPVVQAP, encoded by the coding sequence ATGAACGGCGACACCGCGCCGGGATTCCGCGGGCGCTTCAAGCTGCCGGCGCTTCGGCCCAGGGAAGCCAATCCGGTCGCCCTCCCGGCCCGGCTGCGGATCGCCGCGTCCGCCGGGCTGGCGATCTATGCCACGGCCTGGGTCGGCGGCGCAACCAGCCCGGCCCTGCCGATGGTGGCGTCGATGGGCGCGTCGGCGGTCATCCTGTCCGCCGTTCCGCACAGCCCGATGGCCGGAACCTGGGCGGTGCTGGGCGGGCATTTATTGTCGGGGCTGGTCGGCGTGGCCTGCGCCGGCTGGATCGCCGATCCCTGGAGCGCCGCCGGTTTGGCGCTGGGACTGTCCATCTTCGCCATGCACAGCGCCCGCTGCCTGCATCCGCCCGGCGGGGCCACCGCCTTGTACGCGGTCCTGGGCGGGGACGGCGTGCGGGCGCTGGGCTATGAATTCCTGCTGACACCACTGGCGCTCAATCTCGGCCTCCTGCTGGCGCTCGCCAAACTCGCCCACCGCCCACGCCCACCCGCCAAACCCGCGCCGACCCCGGCCCACCCGCCGCCCTTGGAACGGCTGGGCCTGAACGGCGCGGACCTCCGCGCCGCCCTGCACGATATCCATGCCTTCGTCGACGTGAGCGAAGCCGAACTGCGCCAACTCTACGAACTCGCCGCCAACCACGCCTACCGGCGCGGATTCGGCGAACAGGATTGCATCGGCATCATGTCGCGCGATCCGGTCACGGTCGAATTCGGGACCGACCTGGAAGAAACCTGGGCCTTGATGCGCCGCCACAACATCAAGGCGATCCCGGTCATCGACCGCGGCCGCCATGTCATCGGCATCATCACCCTGACCGATTTCTTCCGCCACGCCCAAATCGAGCGCCTCGACGGCATGGGCGGCAAGCTGCGGCGGCTGCTCCAAACCACGCCGGGCGTCCACTCGCGCAAGCCCGAGGTCGCGGGGCAGATCATGACCGCGCCGGTGGTCAGCGTGCGGGCGGGCACCCCGGTCGCCGACCTCGCCCCGCTCCTGTGCGGACGCGGCATCCACCAAATCCCCGTCGTCGATGCCCGCGACAAACTGGTCGGCATCGTCACCCAGTCCGATTTGATCGCGGCGATGTACCGCAACCTCGTCCCGCAACCCGTGGTCCAAGCCCCATGA
- a CDS encoding cytochrome c, which yields MNSPPRWASEAFWKKTAVWVTAGSFVLLIGLTFDSLSQVAAGGKRVPAYAVINQKIDYRFDPQANRYLPVIGGDEPLFGKVFSETEAEALVALGKKTTQAKNCINCHTLLGNGAYYAPDLTKAWLDPGWIDAANREQLMLEFLKDPPNHPRTYGSGRRMPQLGITDAEAHGVVAFLKWMSAIDTNGFPHNFKTLYAQEQP from the coding sequence ATGAATTCCCCGCCACGCTGGGCTTCCGAAGCCTTTTGGAAGAAAACCGCGGTCTGGGTGACCGCCGGTTCGTTCGTGCTGCTGATCGGCCTGACCTTCGATTCCCTCTCCCAGGTCGCGGCGGGCGGCAAGCGCGTACCCGCCTACGCCGTCATCAACCAAAAGATCGACTACCGTTTCGACCCGCAAGCCAACCGCTACCTGCCGGTGATCGGCGGCGACGAACCCTTGTTCGGCAAGGTGTTCAGCGAAACCGAAGCCGAAGCCTTGGTCGCCCTCGGCAAGAAAACCACCCAGGCCAAGAACTGCATCAACTGCCATACCCTGCTGGGCAACGGGGCTTATTACGCGCCCGATCTCACCAAAGCCTGGCTGGACCCCGGCTGGATCGACGCCGCCAACCGCGAACAGCTGATGCTGGAGTTCCTGAAAGACCCGCCCAACCATCCCCGCACCTACGGCAGCGGTCGGCGGATGCCGCAACTCGGCATCACGGACGCGGAAGCCCATGGCGTCGTCGCCTTCCTCAAATGGATGTCGGCCATCGATACCAACGGTTTCCCGCACAACTTCAAAACTTTGTACGCCCAGGAGCAGCCATGA